The following are from one region of the Nocardia terpenica genome:
- a CDS encoding acyl-CoA dehydrogenase, with translation MSHYKANLRDIEFNLFEVLGIGALLDSGAYGDLDAETARGILAEVLRLAEGPVAESFVEADRNPVQFDAANHAIIVPDLLRKTVAAVNEAGWSGLGMPEEMGGVAAPSPLVWATQEMLVAAHNSASFFNMGPLMHTVLFREGTPEQQRWAEHAWEHRWGGTMVLTEPDAGSDVGMGRTKAVQQPDGTWHIEGVKRFISGGDVGDTADNIFHLTLARPEGAGPGTKGLSLFMVPKFLFDSQTMELGERNGVYVTNLEHKMGIKSSPTCELTYGADKPAVGYLVGDVHNGIAQMFKVIENARMMVGVLSAGTLSTGYLNALEYAKTRVQGADLTQMTDKSAPRVTISHHPDVRRSLALQKAYSEGLRALYLYCSAYQNEDVAAANFGADADTAARVNDLLLPIVKGVGSERAYETLTETLQTFGGSGYLQDYPIEQYIRDVKIDSLYEGTTAIQAQDFFFRKIIRDRGVALGHVSGLIQKFVEAGDARLKAERALLGTALADVQAMAAALTNYAMAAQQDPAEIYKVGLGSVRFLHAAGDLIIAWRLLEQAAIAQTALDAQPTDKDRPFYTGKVAVASWFAKNQLPLLSGVRTVLESLDNDIMHLDEAAF, from the coding sequence CGAGACATCGAGTTCAACTTGTTCGAGGTGCTGGGAATCGGTGCGCTGCTCGACTCGGGCGCGTACGGCGATCTGGACGCGGAGACCGCGCGCGGCATCCTGGCCGAGGTGTTGCGGCTGGCCGAGGGCCCGGTCGCCGAGTCGTTCGTCGAGGCCGACCGCAACCCGGTGCAGTTCGATGCCGCCAACCACGCCATCATCGTCCCCGACCTGCTGCGCAAGACCGTCGCCGCGGTGAACGAGGCGGGCTGGTCCGGGCTGGGCATGCCCGAGGAGATGGGTGGCGTCGCGGCCCCCTCGCCGCTGGTCTGGGCGACGCAGGAAATGCTGGTGGCCGCGCACAATTCGGCAAGCTTCTTCAATATGGGCCCGCTGATGCACACCGTGTTGTTCCGGGAGGGCACGCCGGAGCAGCAGCGCTGGGCCGAGCACGCCTGGGAGCACCGCTGGGGCGGGACGATGGTGCTCACCGAGCCCGACGCCGGGTCGGACGTGGGCATGGGCCGCACCAAGGCGGTGCAGCAGCCCGACGGCACCTGGCACATCGAGGGCGTCAAGCGGTTCATCTCCGGCGGCGACGTGGGCGATACCGCCGACAACATCTTCCACCTCACCCTGGCCCGGCCGGAGGGCGCCGGGCCGGGCACCAAGGGCCTGTCGCTGTTCATGGTGCCGAAGTTCCTGTTCGACTCGCAGACCATGGAACTCGGCGAGCGCAACGGCGTGTACGTCACCAACCTCGAGCACAAGATGGGCATCAAGTCCTCGCCCACCTGCGAATTGACCTACGGCGCCGACAAACCGGCCGTCGGCTATCTGGTCGGCGATGTGCACAACGGCATCGCGCAGATGTTCAAGGTGATCGAGAACGCCCGCATGATGGTGGGCGTGCTGTCGGCGGGCACGCTGTCCACCGGCTATCTGAATGCGTTGGAGTACGCCAAGACTCGCGTGCAGGGCGCGGACCTGACGCAGATGACCGACAAGAGCGCGCCGCGCGTCACCATCAGCCACCACCCGGACGTGCGCCGCAGCCTGGCGTTGCAGAAGGCGTACTCGGAGGGCCTGCGCGCGCTGTACCTGTACTGCTCGGCCTACCAGAACGAGGACGTGGCGGCCGCCAACTTCGGCGCCGACGCCGATACCGCCGCGCGGGTCAACGATCTGCTGCTGCCGATCGTGAAGGGCGTCGGCTCCGAGCGCGCCTACGAGACCCTCACCGAGACGCTGCAGACCTTCGGCGGCTCCGGCTATCTGCAGGACTACCCGATCGAGCAGTACATCCGCGATGTGAAGATCGACTCGCTGTACGAGGGCACCACCGCCATCCAGGCGCAGGACTTCTTCTTCCGCAAGATCATTCGTGACCGGGGCGTGGCGCTGGGGCACGTCTCCGGCCTCATCCAGAAGTTCGTCGAGGCGGGCGACGCCCGGCTGAAGGCCGAACGCGCCCTGCTGGGCACGGCCCTGGCCGACGTCCAGGCAATGGCCGCGGCCCTCACCAACTACGCCATGGCCGCGCAACAGGATCCGGCCGAGATCTACAAGGTCGGCCTGGGCTCGGTCCGCTTCCTGCACGCCGCGGGTGACCTGATCATCGCCTGGCGCCTGCTGGAACAGGCCGCCATCGCCCAGACCGCCCTAGACGCCCAGCCCACCGACAAGGACCGCCCCTTCTACACCGGCAAGGTCGCGGTGGCCTCCTGGTTCGCCAAGAACCAGCTCCCCCTCCTATCCGGCGTCCGCACGGTCCTGGAGAGCCTGGACAACGACATCATGCATCTGGACGAAGCCGCGTTCTGA
- a CDS encoding exodeoxyribonuclease III, with product MRLATWNVNSVRSRVDRVIAWLDRADVDVLAIQETKCRDDQFPEERFAEAGYEIAHVGLSQWNGVAIASRVGIEDVEITFPGQPGFDKDAGESLLSAPVVEARAIGATCGGVRVWSLYVPNGRALSDPHYAYKLEWLAALRDTGARWLREDPRAQIALVGDWNIAPTDDDVWSPEFFTGKTHVSVPEREAFDAVVEAGFTDVMRPFAPGPGVYTYWDYTQLRFPRKEGMRIDFILASPALAARVTDATVDREERKGKGASDHAPVIAELAD from the coding sequence GTGCGGTTGGCCACCTGGAATGTGAATTCCGTTCGGTCCCGGGTGGATCGGGTGATCGCCTGGCTGGACCGCGCCGACGTCGACGTGCTCGCCATCCAGGAAACCAAGTGCCGCGACGACCAGTTCCCGGAGGAGCGGTTCGCCGAAGCCGGTTACGAGATAGCGCATGTCGGGCTCAGCCAGTGGAACGGTGTGGCGATCGCCTCCCGGGTCGGCATCGAGGATGTCGAGATCACCTTCCCCGGCCAGCCCGGTTTCGACAAGGATGCCGGGGAGTCGCTGCTGAGCGCGCCGGTGGTGGAGGCCCGCGCGATCGGCGCCACCTGCGGCGGCGTGCGGGTGTGGAGCCTGTACGTCCCCAACGGCCGCGCGCTGTCCGACCCGCACTACGCCTACAAGCTGGAATGGCTTGCCGCCCTGCGCGATACCGGCGCCCGCTGGCTGCGCGAGGACCCGCGGGCGCAGATCGCGCTGGTCGGCGACTGGAATATCGCGCCCACCGACGACGACGTGTGGTCGCCGGAGTTCTTCACCGGCAAGACCCACGTCTCCGTGCCGGAGCGGGAGGCGTTCGACGCGGTGGTCGAGGCTGGTTTCACCGATGTGATGCGCCCGTTCGCCCCCGGCCCCGGCGTCTATACCTACTGGGACTACACGCAATTGCGCTTCCCCCGCAAGGAGGGCATGCGCATCGATTTCATCCTCGCCTCCCCCGCCCTCGCCGCCCGCGTGACCGACGCCACGGTCGACCGCGAGGAACGAAAGGGCAAGGGCGCCAGCGACCACGCCCCGGTAATCGCCGAACTCGCCGACTGA
- a CDS encoding N-acetylglutamate synthase, CG3035 family — MTTDLPELPEVPPGRRVVVRYRLPAGYPHQFTDVIGELLSLDPLTVRTAAGETVSVATDRVVALKPLGPRPIRTSEIRALEAAATDGWPGIHRTWVDGWLAAAGNGFTNRANSAVPLGDSNGPAQTHPDVLHRLGEWYTAHGLPLRLRIPDRLAAVPPGWRTWSETVVLGIDIENFVLPQGPSMVRIDPEPAPAWLELHRFRGEDRVDVPPPLPDPEVLTAVRDGDVGFATLGLPDPLAIARGALTTAPDGRRWLGLTCVAVAAPHRRRGLGTLVCAELIRWGHRHAATHAYVQVEADNAAALAMYGDMGFVEHHHYRYAAPQ, encoded by the coding sequence ATGACGACTGACCTACCCGAGCTACCCGAGGTCCCGCCCGGCCGACGGGTGGTGGTGCGCTACCGATTACCCGCCGGATATCCGCACCAGTTCACGGATGTGATCGGCGAGCTGCTGTCGCTGGACCCGCTCACGGTGCGCACCGCTGCGGGCGAGACGGTGTCGGTGGCCACCGATCGGGTGGTGGCCCTGAAACCGCTGGGGCCCAGGCCGATTCGCACCAGCGAGATCCGCGCGCTGGAGGCCGCGGCGACCGACGGCTGGCCCGGCATCCACCGCACCTGGGTGGACGGCTGGCTGGCCGCCGCCGGGAACGGCTTCACCAATCGCGCCAATTCCGCTGTGCCGCTGGGTGACTCGAACGGACCGGCGCAGACGCACCCGGACGTGCTGCACCGCCTCGGCGAGTGGTACACCGCCCACGGCCTGCCGCTGCGGCTGCGGATCCCGGACCGGCTGGCCGCGGTGCCGCCGGGCTGGCGCACCTGGAGCGAGACCGTGGTGCTCGGCATCGATATCGAGAATTTCGTTCTGCCGCAGGGGCCTTCGATGGTGCGCATCGATCCCGAGCCCGCGCCCGCCTGGCTGGAACTGCACCGGTTCCGGGGCGAGGACCGGGTGGACGTGCCGCCGCCGCTGCCGGATCCGGAGGTGCTCACCGCGGTCCGCGACGGCGATGTCGGTTTCGCCACACTGGGTTTGCCCGATCCGCTGGCCATCGCCCGCGGCGCGCTGACCACCGCGCCGGACGGCCGCCGCTGGCTGGGACTGACCTGCGTCGCGGTCGCGGCCCCGCACCGCCGCCGCGGGCTGGGCACCCTGGTGTGCGCCGAGCTCATCCGCTGGGGGCATCGGCACGCCGCCACCCACGCCTACGTCCAGGTGGAGGCCGACAACGCCGCCGCCCTGGCGATGTACGGTGACATGGGCTTCGTGGAGCATCACCACTACCGCTACGCGGCGCCGCAATGA
- a CDS encoding peptide deformylase, translating into MAILPIRIVGDPVLHTPTEKVTQTPEELAELIADMFETLDAAHGVGLAANQVGVGLRLFVYDCPDPDAEGNMRRRRGVVVNPVLETSEIPETMPDPDDDEEGCLSVPGEQFPTGRADWARVTGTDERGEPVEIEGRGFFARMLQHEVGHLDGFLYVDVLIGRNARAAKKAIKRNGWGTAGLSWVPGTVPDPFGHDD; encoded by the coding sequence ATGGCGATTCTCCCGATCCGCATCGTCGGCGATCCGGTCCTGCACACCCCTACCGAGAAGGTCACGCAGACGCCGGAGGAACTCGCCGAACTGATCGCGGACATGTTCGAGACGCTCGACGCCGCACACGGTGTGGGCCTGGCGGCCAACCAGGTCGGTGTGGGGCTGCGCCTGTTCGTCTACGACTGCCCGGACCCCGACGCCGAGGGGAATATGCGGCGCCGCCGGGGCGTGGTGGTCAATCCGGTGCTGGAGACCTCCGAGATCCCCGAGACCATGCCCGATCCGGACGACGACGAGGAGGGCTGCCTGTCGGTTCCCGGCGAGCAGTTCCCCACCGGCCGCGCCGACTGGGCGCGCGTCACCGGCACCGACGAGCGCGGCGAGCCGGTCGAGATCGAGGGCCGGGGCTTCTTCGCCCGCATGCTCCAGCACGAGGTCGGCCACCTCGACGGCTTCCTGTACGTGGACGTGCTGATCGGCCGCAACGCCCGCGCCGCCAAGAAGGCCATCAAGCGAAACGGCTGGGGCACAGCGGGATTGAGCTGGGTGCCGGGCACAGTGCCGGATCCGTTCGGCCATGACGACTGA
- a CDS encoding DUF3263 domain-containing protein, whose protein sequence is MDSAAARNLSASEDSSSAGEDTAVAVPVDEHNADGLTRRELDILDFERKWWKYAGAKEEAIRELFGMSATRYYQVLNAVVDKPEALAADPMLVKRLRRLRASRQKARAARRLGFQV, encoded by the coding sequence ATGGACAGCGCAGCGGCCCGGAATCTTTCCGCAAGCGAGGACAGCTCTTCGGCGGGAGAGGACACCGCGGTGGCGGTGCCGGTCGACGAACACAACGCCGACGGACTCACCCGGCGCGAACTCGACATTCTCGACTTCGAGCGCAAGTGGTGGAAGTACGCGGGCGCCAAGGAAGAAGCGATTCGCGAGCTGTTCGGCATGTCCGCGACCCGCTATTACCAGGTGCTCAATGCGGTGGTCGACAAACCCGAGGCGCTGGCCGCCGATCCCATGCTGGTGAAACGACTGCGTCGACTACGGGCGAGCCGACAGAAGGCGCGGGCGGCGCGTCGGCTGGGCTTCCAGGTGTGA
- a CDS encoding LytR C-terminal domain-containing protein, translating to MSNPNPPSGGPPLRALAMVLIALAIVFAGLGAMSLSKSESKGTQSAQGQAPAATGTAAKPSVSGGGSVALPGSSTTTAAPRTTAPTTTTTAAPTTTAAALDKSVAVRVLNNSTVAGLAARTGNQLTAEGWNVTETGNYPNGVIPKTTVYYGNSPGERAAAQAIANSLGVSAEPRFPGIADTPPGVIVIVTGN from the coding sequence GTGAGCAACCCGAATCCGCCCTCCGGCGGGCCGCCGCTGCGCGCGCTCGCCATGGTGCTCATCGCGCTGGCCATCGTGTTCGCCGGTCTCGGCGCGATGTCGCTGTCGAAATCGGAATCCAAGGGTACGCAGTCCGCCCAGGGCCAGGCCCCGGCGGCCACCGGCACCGCGGCCAAACCGTCCGTCTCCGGCGGGGGCTCGGTCGCGCTCCCCGGCTCGTCCACGACCACCGCCGCGCCCCGGACGACCGCGCCCACGACAACCACCACCGCCGCGCCCACGACAACGGCTGCGGCGCTGGACAAATCGGTAGCGGTGCGGGTGCTCAACAACAGCACCGTGGCCGGATTGGCCGCCCGCACCGGGAACCAGCTGACCGCGGAAGGCTGGAATGTCACCGAAACCGGGAACTATCCCAACGGTGTCATTCCGAAAACGACCGTCTACTACGGAAATTCGCCGGGCGAACGCGCGGCGGCCCAGGCCATCGCCAATAGCCTCGGCGTCTCCGCCGAACCCCGATTCCCCGGTATCGCGGACACACCCCCCGGGGTGATCGTCATCGTCACCGGCAACTGA
- the sodC gene encoding superoxide dismutase[Cu-Zn] — MAPSTIRRPSWWTVTPVLAVAVLGLAACTNGQESSDVKGTTPPVWTGSAAPGGTAAGEQTAAPSGDSVSVQLKDPAGAEVGTATVAKQGNHLEITVDAHGLKPGFHGLHFHSVGKCEPNSVAPTGGPAGDFLSAGGHLQVGGSTAHPASGDLTSLEVRQDGTAHLVTTTDSVTLDDLKGRALMIHAGADNFGNIPSRYTQANGTTGPDAETMATGDAGARVACGVVG, encoded by the coding sequence ATGGCCCCCTCCACAATTCGTCGCCCGTCCTGGTGGACCGTGACCCCGGTGCTGGCGGTCGCGGTGCTCGGTCTGGCGGCGTGCACCAACGGCCAGGAGTCGAGTGACGTCAAGGGGACCACGCCCCCGGTGTGGACCGGTTCGGCGGCGCCGGGCGGCACCGCCGCGGGTGAGCAGACCGCCGCCCCGTCCGGCGACTCGGTCTCGGTGCAGCTGAAGGACCCCGCCGGCGCCGAGGTCGGCACCGCGACGGTGGCCAAGCAGGGCAACCACCTCGAGATCACCGTCGACGCGCACGGGCTCAAGCCGGGCTTCCACGGCCTGCACTTCCACAGCGTCGGCAAGTGCGAGCCGAACTCCGTCGCGCCCACCGGCGGCCCCGCCGGTGACTTCCTCTCCGCGGGCGGGCACCTGCAGGTCGGTGGCTCGACCGCGCACCCGGCCAGCGGCGATCTCACCTCGCTCGAGGTGCGCCAGGACGGCACCGCCCACCTGGTCACCACCACAGACTCCGTCACCCTGGACGATCTGAAGGGCCGCGCCCTGATGATCCACGCGGGGGCGGACAACTTCGGCAATATTCCGAGTCGATACACGCAGGCCAACGGCACCACCGGACCGGACGCCGAGACCATGGCGACCGGTGACGCGGGGGCGCGGGTAGCCTGCGGCGTTGTCGGGTAA
- a CDS encoding glutamate--cysteine ligase yields the protein MGGAGIRKVSWNGSPRPTVGVEWEIALVDKQTRDLVNKAAAVFDAVGDLRAHDGTPQVTKELLRNTVEIVSGVHETVPGVIDDLSGTMDTVRRAADPIGVDLFCAGTHPFAQWSSQLLTRTEHYDELISRTQWWGRQMLIWGVHVHVGVSHPEKVFPILNGLLLSYPHLLALSASSPMWAGVDTGYASNRALMFQQLPTAGLPFQFENWGQFERFVHDQMKTGVFEQLGGMHWDIRPAPKWGTIEVRICDGTPTRTELSALVALIHCLVVYLDRCVEDGLALPTLPPWHVQENKWRAARYGLDAIIITDADGNERLVTDDLADLLNRLEPTARRLGCENELSLVPDIPKRGASYQRQRRVAASAQGDLVPVVDALVKELNG from the coding sequence ATGGGTGGGGCAGGCATTCGCAAGGTTTCCTGGAACGGCTCGCCCCGCCCCACCGTGGGGGTCGAGTGGGAGATCGCGCTCGTCGACAAGCAGACGCGCGATCTGGTCAACAAGGCGGCGGCCGTCTTCGACGCGGTCGGTGATCTGCGGGCCCACGACGGCACCCCGCAGGTCACCAAGGAGCTGCTGCGCAACACCGTCGAGATCGTCAGCGGCGTGCACGAGACCGTCCCCGGGGTGATCGACGATCTGAGCGGCACCATGGACACCGTGCGCCGCGCCGCCGATCCGATCGGCGTCGACCTGTTCTGCGCGGGCACCCATCCGTTCGCCCAGTGGTCGTCGCAATTGCTCACGCGCACAGAGCATTACGACGAGCTGATCTCACGCACCCAGTGGTGGGGGCGGCAGATGCTGATCTGGGGCGTGCACGTGCACGTGGGAGTCTCGCACCCGGAGAAGGTTTTTCCGATTCTCAACGGGCTGCTGCTGTCGTATCCGCACCTGCTGGCGCTGTCGGCGTCCTCGCCCATGTGGGCGGGTGTGGACACCGGATACGCCAGCAATCGCGCGCTCATGTTCCAGCAGCTGCCCACCGCCGGGCTGCCGTTCCAGTTCGAGAACTGGGGCCAGTTCGAGCGTTTCGTGCACGATCAGATGAAAACAGGGGTGTTCGAACAGCTGGGTGGGATGCACTGGGACATCCGCCCGGCCCCGAAGTGGGGCACCATCGAGGTGCGGATCTGCGACGGAACCCCTACGCGCACCGAGCTTTCCGCGTTGGTGGCGCTCATCCACTGCCTCGTGGTGTACCTGGACCGGTGCGTCGAGGACGGGCTGGCGCTGCCCACCCTGCCGCCCTGGCACGTGCAGGAGAACAAGTGGCGCGCAGCGCGTTACGGGCTGGACGCGATCATCATCACCGACGCCGACGGCAACGAGCGGCTGGTCACCGACGACCTCGCCGATCTGCTGAACCGGCTGGAGCCCACCGCGAGACGGCTCGGGTGCGAGAACGAGCTGTCGCTGGTTCCGGACATCCCCAAGCGCGGGGCGTCGTATCAGCGGCAGCGCCGGGTGGCGGCGTCCGCGCAGGGCGACCTGGTGCCGGTGGTCGACGCCTTGGTCAAGGAGCTGAACGGCTGA
- a CDS encoding phosphatase PAP2 family protein, with the protein MAAGVAAVPVLLVVLQILAAHNGFQGPLESLWGDYAGTPKSVSVPWAGLALALVGLSWRRRLLTAGAAVAIDAVYALVRVLLGGPLTIGNGPVVALTGLALVAWLGWEGRDKRDALHAAALGALLILATKVGDVWLHITVMAGPNVLDRYVVLADHAFGEPSWLMGQALDALGPAVSAVLHWVYIELPVAAMVVAVWQLRRVVSTGVWPEHYLVRTFLVLGLVGPVVYVLFPVVGPMFAFAADGHGLQLGDYWPHAIPPRESVPGAMPFDNATPRNCMPSMHTAWATTVFLHSRRAPDGSPAPRWLRWGGAFWVLATLTATLGFGYHYGADLLAGAVLCLTVESALRAPGRGWDRARIGLVGAGIGLLAVLLLSYRFLAVWMSEHPFPAGAMALGLFAAYAWAFAATWFGRAAVTRPAPEPLSAR; encoded by the coding sequence ATCGCGGCCGGGGTGGCGGCCGTGCCGGTGCTGCTCGTCGTCTTGCAGATCCTGGCCGCCCACAATGGTTTCCAGGGTCCGCTGGAGAGCCTGTGGGGGGACTACGCGGGCACGCCGAAGTCGGTGTCGGTGCCGTGGGCGGGCCTGGCGCTGGCCCTGGTCGGGCTGTCCTGGCGGCGGCGGTTGCTCACCGCGGGGGCCGCCGTCGCGATCGATGCCGTCTACGCCCTGGTCCGGGTGCTGCTGGGCGGTCCGCTGACCATCGGCAACGGGCCGGTGGTGGCGCTGACCGGGCTGGCGCTGGTCGCCTGGCTCGGCTGGGAGGGCCGAGACAAGCGCGATGCGCTGCACGCCGCCGCGCTGGGCGCGCTGCTGATCCTGGCCACCAAGGTCGGCGACGTCTGGCTGCACATCACGGTGATGGCGGGCCCGAATGTGCTGGACCGGTACGTGGTCCTGGCCGATCACGCCTTCGGGGAGCCGTCCTGGCTGATGGGGCAGGCCCTCGACGCCCTCGGGCCCGCGGTCTCGGCGGTGCTGCACTGGGTCTACATCGAGCTGCCGGTGGCGGCCATGGTGGTGGCGGTCTGGCAGCTGCGGCGGGTGGTGTCGACCGGGGTGTGGCCCGAGCACTATCTGGTGCGGACGTTCCTGGTGCTGGGTCTGGTCGGGCCGGTGGTGTACGTGCTGTTCCCGGTGGTCGGCCCGATGTTCGCCTTCGCCGCCGACGGGCACGGCCTGCAACTGGGCGACTACTGGCCGCACGCGATCCCGCCGCGGGAATCGGTGCCCGGCGCCATGCCGTTCGACAACGCCACCCCGCGCAACTGCATGCCGTCCATGCACACCGCCTGGGCCACCACGGTTTTCCTGCATTCCCGCCGCGCCCCCGACGGGTCGCCCGCGCCGCGCTGGCTGCGCTGGGGCGGCGCGTTCTGGGTGCTCGCCACGCTGACGGCCACCCTGGGCTTCGGGTATCACTACGGCGCGGATCTGCTGGCGGGCGCGGTGCTGTGCCTGACGGTGGAGTCGGCCCTGCGCGCCCCCGGTCGCGGCTGGGACCGCGCGCGCATCGGATTGGTCGGCGCGGGAATCGGATTGCTGGCGGTGCTGCTGCTGTCGTATCGCTTTCTGGCCGTGTGGATGTCCGAGCATCCGTTCCCGGCGGGGGCCATGGCGCTGGGGCTGTTCGCGGCCTACGCGTGGGCGTTCGCCGCGACCTGGTTCGGGCGCGCCGCGGTCACCCGGCCAGCGCCGGAGCCGCTGTCGGCCCGCTAG
- the mnhG gene encoding monovalent cation/H(+) antiporter subunit G, protein MSWLGTALHWLSGGLIVLGAALALTAAIAIVRFPDTLSRMHAATKPQVVGLVLILIGATIQLRGHGNVWLLLLVGLFTLLTAPAVAHLIGRTAYREQRHRDGLLLINELGDDVDEP, encoded by the coding sequence ATGAGCTGGCTCGGCACCGCGCTGCACTGGCTGTCCGGCGGCCTGATCGTGCTGGGCGCGGCGCTCGCGCTCACCGCCGCCATCGCCATCGTGCGCTTCCCCGACACCCTCTCGCGCATGCACGCCGCCACCAAGCCGCAGGTCGTCGGCCTGGTCCTGATCCTGATCGGCGCCACCATCCAGCTGCGCGGGCACGGCAACGTCTGGCTGCTGCTGCTGGTCGGCCTGTTCACCCTGCTCACCGCCCCGGCCGTGGCCCACCTCATCGGCCGCACCGCCTACCGCGAACAGCGCCACCGCGACGGCCTGCTGCTGATCAACGAGCTCGGCGACGACGTGGACGAGCCCTAG
- a CDS encoding monovalent cation/H+ antiporter complex subunit F, which produces MTVVALIAAILLIGAAVLTSYRILAGPGTLDRVVGVDSLVAIAASGLAVWAAYSDDTSVLPGIVALALVGFLGSAAVTRFRVRDDR; this is translated from the coding sequence ATGACGGTTGTGGCCCTGATCGCGGCGATACTACTGATCGGCGCCGCCGTCCTCACCAGCTACCGCATCCTGGCCGGTCCCGGCACCCTGGACCGGGTGGTGGGCGTCGACTCCCTCGTCGCCATCGCCGCCTCGGGCCTGGCGGTGTGGGCGGCCTACAGCGACGACACCTCGGTGCTGCCGGGCATCGTGGCGCTGGCGCTGGTCGGCTTCCTCGGCTCGGCGGCCGTGACCCGCTTCCGCGTCCGGGACGACCGATGA
- a CDS encoding Na+/H+ antiporter subunit E, with amino-acid sequence MSRDVLVRIGVLVWLALVYTALWGDLNLANALAGLAIGALVMLALPLPRVPIHGRLHPLSLLELVALSAYYAIESSVQIAWFAIRPSGPPVSGVLRVRLSIRSDLVLVLCTDLLNLIPGTMVLEIDRETHTVWVHVLDVGSDAAVDNFYRTTRRLEHLLIRSFERPAEWHETTTPARRSKEER; translated from the coding sequence ATGAGCCGCGACGTCCTGGTCCGGATCGGGGTGCTGGTCTGGCTGGCGCTGGTGTACACGGCGCTGTGGGGCGATCTGAACCTCGCCAACGCCCTGGCGGGGCTGGCGATCGGCGCCCTGGTGATGCTGGCGCTGCCGCTGCCCCGGGTGCCCATCCACGGGCGGCTGCACCCGCTGTCGCTGCTCGAATTGGTCGCGCTGAGCGCCTATTACGCGATCGAGTCCAGCGTGCAGATCGCCTGGTTCGCGATTCGCCCGTCCGGGCCGCCGGTCTCGGGTGTGCTGCGGGTGCGGCTGTCGATCCGGTCGGATCTGGTGCTGGTGCTGTGCACGGACCTGCTGAATCTCATTCCGGGAACCATGGTTCTGGAGATCGACCGCGAGACCCATACCGTGTGGGTGCACGTGCTGGACGTGGGCAGCGACGCGGCGGTCGACAATTTCTACCGCACCACCCGGCGGCTCGAGCACCTGCTGATCCGCTCCTTCGAGCGCCCCGCCGAATGGCACGAGACCACCACCCCCGCACGGCGTTCGAAGGAGGAGCGATGA